In Rhodamnia argentea isolate NSW1041297 chromosome 4, ASM2092103v1, whole genome shotgun sequence, the following proteins share a genomic window:
- the LOC115731051 gene encoding mediator of RNA polymerase II transcription subunit 10b has product MDPSQNTLPSMGVSGGNGVINPQNDVTSASQDDPKQDLNQVINSIQKTLGLLHQLYLNVSSFNTGLQLPLLQRINSLVLELDNMVKLSEKCNIQVPVEVLNLIDDGKNPDGFTKDVINSCIAKNQITKGKTDAFKGLRRHLLEELDQAFPDEADSFREIRAASAAEAKRLAQAQSSLPNGDVKVKAEP; this is encoded by the exons ATGGATCCATCACAGAATACCTTGCCAAGCATGGGTGTGAGTGGTGGGAATGGGGTGATAAATCCCCAAAATGATGTTACTTCAGCTTCACAAGATGATCCGAAGCAGGACCTCAATCAGGTCATCAATTCTATCCAGAAAACTCTGGGCCTCCTCCATCAACTCTACCTCAATGTCTCGTCCTTCAATACTGGCCTTCAACTCCCTCTCCTCCAGCGCAT TAATTCTCTTGTCTTGGAGCTTGACAACATGGTTAAATTATCAGAAAAGTGCAACATTCAGGTTCCAGTGGAGGTCCTCAA CTTGATTGATGATGGCAAGAATCCAGATGGATTTACGAAGGATGTCATCAACAGTTGCATTGCGAAAAATCAAATTACGAAGGGCAAAACCGATGCCTTCAAG GGTCTACGTAGGCATCTTCTAGAGGAACTTGATCAAGCATTCCCAGATGAAGCTGATTCTTTTAGAGAGATAAGAGCAGCTTCTGCTGCT GAAGCGAAGCGGCTAGCTCAAGCACAAAGTTCCTTGCCAAATGGTGATGTGAAGGTTAAAGCTGAACCATAA
- the LOC115729804 gene encoding uncharacterized protein LOC115729804, which yields MLLRSASTPVLNSWAPHTDSLPVPEAVHPMNRTRSLSLTASYSPVEDFASKRVARVRSESNLHDIPVPKRKPIAGLLNGLALEEEREELGFGGAVPEECQIRVGDAGFLSLLVGGDVGGAGGGKICGGGGSGGGSSDGGDGGGRFEDWDANRGKEGTDSYYKRMIEADPGNALILSNYARFLKEVRGDFDKAEEYCGRAILANPKDGNVLSMYADLIWQSHKDSERAQNYFDQAVEAAPDDCYVMASYAHFLWDAEEEEEEEEGDDNEEVRDDTMTASPPSFVRGASQLPPLAAAS from the exons ATGCTTTTGCGGAGTGCATCAACACCAGTCCTCAACTCATGGGCGCCCCACACGGACTCCTTGCCCGTGCCCGAGGCCGTCCACCCCATGAACCGCACCCGGTCCCTCTCGCTGACCGCCTCTTACTCGCCCGTCGAGGACTTCGCCAGCAAGAGAGTCGCCAGGGTCCGGTCGGAGTCGAACCTGCACGACATCCCGGTGCCGAAGAGGAAGCCGATCGCGGGGCTCCTTAATGGCCTCGCgctggaggaggagagggaagaGCTGGGGTTCGGTGGGGCGGTCCCCGAGGAGTGCCAGATCCGGGTGGGCGACGCTGGTTTCTTGAGCCTTCTGGTCGGCGGCGACGTCGGCGGCGCCGGGGGTGGCAAGATTTGCGGCGGGGGAGGGAGCGGTGGCGGGAGTTCGGACGGCGGTGACGGCGGGGGGAGGTTCGAGGATTGGGATGCGAATCGCGGGAAGGAGGGCACGGATTCGTACTATAAGAGGATGATTGAGGCTGATCCTGGGAATGCCCTCATTCTTAGCAATTACGCGAGGTTCTTGAAAGAG GTTCGAGGTGATTTCGACAAGGCCGAAGAGTACTGTGGGAGAGCAATTCTAGCGAACCCGAAAGATGGAAACGTCCTGTCCATGTATGCAGACCTGATATGGCAGAGCCATAAGGACTCGGAACGTGCACAGAATTACTTTGATCAGGCCGTTGAAGCCGCCCCTGATGATTG TTATGTTATGGCTTCGTATGCTCACTTCTTGTGGGatgccgaagaagaagaagaagaagaagaaggcgatgaCAATGAAGAGGTTAGGGACGATACCATGACAGCGTCGCCTCCAAGTTTTGTCCGAGGAGCTTCTCAATTGCCTCCTCTAGCTGCTGCATCTTAA